A window of Sulfurimonas gotlandica GD1 contains these coding sequences:
- a CDS encoding S41 family peptidase, with protein sequence MKIIIAVLSFFIFTTSLFGLDAKVKYDKVISSVEKYYYIAFTKDQIINKGIAEFLASTSLLNADAKKKINTKFTFYDNKYGADSKECAYEKIKTIIEFLLQQMFSNEEVYDILIHSTMNSLDAHSSYLDKKHMQELKVQTEGVFGGLGITVSKKEKKLTVVSPLDNTPAFRAGIKAGDIILKINELPCENMSLNKAVSLMRGKVDTSINLTISRKGELIPITIVRELIKIRSVDARELPNDILYLKISTFDKKVINDLSKAIKNYETNGMGIILDLRNNPGGLLSEAVDVVDMFMNRGNIITQQGRSSFDKVSYDTSKEKTLTEAPLVVLINAGSASASEIVSGALQVHHRATLMGERSFGKGYVQAILPIDEEESVKLTVAEYLLADGKSIHNIGIKPDYEIDADIVDGYDRVLEAAQDYLNNKAIFDEKYLAKAYGIQTLSKRFRNKNIAQKEAKVYEATLRDRFKKIQKAPADSTKWLISIGIENYEYTADVKYSKKSAELFSELLQKKYGIEDHHSLVLVDGEATMGRIKNKMKRLLRQVKAGDTIYFYYNGHGIPVPSQKNEPYLLPNDVEPEFASDDKFFKMQNIYNLLSQTDADKVIAIIDSCFSGGNDGAHLIKGVAATRLVPKEVSFNKKKMVILFAGRGTQYSNMYEQKGHRLFSYYVMDSILKGRDDVEMLYNEVYVNVKDESFKMGDMHLQEPTVVGNKKLNFR encoded by the coding sequence ATGAAAATTATAATTGCAGTTTTAAGTTTTTTTATTTTTACTACTTCTCTCTTTGGACTTGATGCTAAAGTAAAGTACGATAAGGTAATCTCAAGTGTAGAAAAATACTACTATATAGCATTTACTAAAGATCAAATAATAAATAAAGGTATAGCTGAGTTTTTAGCATCTACATCCCTTTTAAATGCAGATGCTAAGAAAAAAATCAATACAAAATTTACTTTTTATGATAATAAATATGGCGCTGATTCTAAAGAATGTGCATATGAAAAAATAAAAACAATCATAGAGTTTTTACTACAACAGATGTTTTCAAACGAAGAAGTCTATGACATATTGATACATTCAACTATGAACTCCTTAGACGCGCATTCTAGCTATTTAGATAAAAAACATATGCAAGAGTTGAAGGTTCAAACAGAAGGTGTATTTGGTGGACTTGGAATCACTGTAAGTAAAAAAGAAAAGAAATTAACTGTTGTATCCCCATTGGATAATACGCCTGCGTTTAGAGCAGGTATAAAAGCAGGTGATATTATTCTTAAAATCAATGAGCTTCCTTGTGAAAATATGTCACTAAATAAAGCCGTAAGTTTGATGCGTGGAAAGGTTGACACCTCTATAAATCTTACTATTAGTAGAAAAGGTGAATTGATTCCTATTACTATTGTTCGGGAACTCATAAAAATAAGATCTGTAGATGCCAGAGAACTTCCTAACGATATACTATATTTGAAGATATCAACGTTTGACAAAAAAGTTATAAATGATTTATCTAAAGCGATTAAAAATTATGAAACGAACGGTATGGGTATTATTTTAGACCTTCGTAACAATCCTGGTGGACTGCTTTCTGAAGCAGTAGACGTGGTTGATATGTTTATGAACAGAGGCAATATAATCACTCAGCAAGGTCGCTCAAGTTTTGATAAAGTGTCATATGACACTTCAAAAGAAAAAACTTTAACAGAGGCACCTTTGGTTGTGTTGATTAATGCAGGAAGTGCTTCTGCATCTGAAATTGTAAGTGGTGCCTTGCAAGTTCATCATCGTGCAACTCTAATGGGTGAGAGAAGTTTTGGAAAAGGCTATGTACAAGCTATTCTTCCTATAGATGAAGAAGAGTCAGTGAAGCTTACTGTTGCTGAGTATCTTTTAGCAGACGGCAAGAGTATTCATAATATCGGTATAAAGCCGGATTATGAAATAGATGCAGATATTGTTGATGGATATGACAGAGTTTTAGAAGCAGCCCAAGATTACTTAAACAATAAAGCTATATTTGATGAAAAATATCTAGCAAAGGCTTATGGAATACAAACATTAAGTAAGAGATTTAGAAATAAAAATATTGCACAAAAAGAAGCTAAAGTATATGAAGCAACTTTAAGAGATAGGTTTAAAAAAATACAAAAAGCTCCTGCAGATTCTACTAAGTGGTTGATTTCAATAGGCATAGAAAACTATGAGTACACAGCAGATGTAAAATACTCGAAAAAAAGTGCAGAACTCTTTAGTGAGTTGTTGCAGAAAAAGTACGGCATTGAAGATCACCATAGTTTAGTCTTAGTAGACGGTGAAGCGACTATGGGAAGAATAAAAAACAAGATGAAAAGACTGCTTCGTCAGGTTAAAGCCGGAGATACGATATATTTTTATTATAATGGACATGGCATACCTGTTCCTAGTCAGAAAAATGAGCCATATCTATTACCAAATGATGTGGAACCTGAGTTCGCAAGTGATGATAAGTTTTTTAAAATGCAAAATATATATAACCTTCTTTCTCAAACAGATGCAGATAAGGTAATAGCAATAATAGACAGTTGTTTTAGTGGCGGTAATGATGGCGCACACCTGATAAAAGGTGTAGCAGCTACGAGACTTGTCCCTAAAGAAGTAAGCTTTAATAAGAAAAAAATGGTAATTTTATTTGCAGGAAGAGGGACTCAATACTCCAACATGTATGAGCAAAAAGGACATAGACTCTTTTCATACTATGTGATGGACTCTATCTTAAAAGGCAGAGATGATGTAGAGATGCTATACAATGAAGTCTATGTAAATGTAAAAGATGAATCATTTAAGATGGGAGATATGCATCTACAAGAGCCTACAGTCGTTGGCAATAAAAAACTAAACTTCAGGTAA
- the trpA gene encoding tryptophan synthase subunit alpha translates to MKKLVAYITSAYPEKSFTIDLALALGDSGVDTLELGVPFSDPVADGPLIEKANHKALELGFKFKDLLEISEIVAPKVDTLWMGYFNSFYQQNMDKLIPLASKLGVNGLIIPDLPHEEALPYSDLFKANSMSNISFVAPTDSEERIKEVVNDAQKFIYMVAYTGITGSGQAENLQPFLGSIKKYSPTPVYVGFGVNAKTAKEKVEGADGVIVGSAFIDILLKDSLSYSDKIKQCGELAKIIKNEIN, encoded by the coding sequence TTGAAAAAACTTGTAGCTTATATAACTTCTGCTTACCCGGAAAAATCTTTTACAATAGACCTAGCCTTAGCACTTGGTGATAGCGGTGTTGATACACTTGAACTTGGTGTTCCTTTCTCAGATCCTGTTGCAGATGGTCCTTTAATTGAAAAAGCAAATCATAAAGCCTTAGAATTAGGCTTTAAATTTAAAGATCTACTAGAGATCTCAGAAATTGTCGCACCAAAAGTTGACACTCTATGGATGGGTTACTTCAACAGCTTTTACCAGCAAAATATGGACAAACTAATTCCTTTAGCATCTAAGCTCGGAGTAAATGGTCTTATCATACCAGATTTGCCGCATGAAGAAGCTCTGCCGTACAGCGATCTGTTTAAAGCCAACTCAATGAGTAACATTAGTTTTGTAGCTCCTACTGACTCTGAAGAGAGAATCAAAGAAGTTGTAAATGATGCTCAGAAGTTTATCTATATGGTAGCGTACACAGGAATCACAGGTTCTGGTCAAGCTGAAAATCTACAGCCATTTTTAGGCTCTATAAAAAAGTACTCACCTACTCCTGTTTATGTAGGCTTTGGAGTAAATGCAAAAACTGCTAAAGAGAAAGTTGAAGGTGCGGATGGAGTTATTGTTGGAAGTGCGTTCATTGATATACTTTTAAAAGACTCTCTTAGCTACTCTGATAAAATTAAGCAGTGTGGTGAGTTAGCTAAAATAATCAAAAACGAGATTAATTAA
- a CDS encoding Hpt domain-containing protein yields the protein MGIRSDLDSNFDFEIVDEFLDHYSMMVESMEVMILDLEKPNKYSRSIDELFRVFHNIKSASGYLKIAPMAKLSAFVEDVLEELRKTHELPNGDIVTWLLAISDMYSQWQDDLKLDNNLSHIKYSLLKTPYLEK from the coding sequence ATGGGCATAAGAAGTGACTTAGATAGTAACTTTGATTTTGAGATCGTTGATGAATTTTTGGATCACTACTCTATGATGGTTGAGAGTATGGAAGTAATGATTTTAGATCTTGAAAAACCTAATAAGTACAGCAGAAGTATCGATGAACTTTTTCGTGTATTTCACAATATTAAGTCTGCATCTGGGTACTTAAAAATTGCACCGATGGCTAAACTATCTGCTTTTGTAGAAGATGTACTTGAAGAACTGAGAAAGACTCATGAACTTCCTAACGGTGATATTGTCACCTGGTTACTTGCGATAAGTGATATGTACTCTCAATGGCAAGATGATTTAAAGCTTGATAATAATTTGAGCCATATCAAGTATTCTCTATTAAAAACACCATACTTAGAAAAATAA
- the panB gene encoding 3-methyl-2-oxobutanoate hydroxymethyltransferase codes for MNKKMTITSIQKTKGVRPLVMITAYDALFAKLFEPSSDMILVGDSLNMSFAGKNDTLSATMEQMLYHTNAVCNGAKNSFVVCDMPFGTYTNKEDALRNAIRVFQKTSADCVKIEGGADKAYIVEHLTSNGIAVCGHIGLLPQSVRSEGGYKVKGKSEKEKLKLIEDAKAIEKAGAFCMVIEGVKTDVATAIAKCVEVPVIGIGAGADVDGQVLVFSDMLGLFEEFTPKFVKKYMDGATLVKEAIKNYADEVSKREFPKEEHTY; via the coding sequence ATGAATAAAAAAATGACAATAACTTCTATACAAAAAACAAAGGGTGTAAGGCCTCTAGTTATGATTACAGCGTATGATGCACTGTTTGCAAAACTATTTGAACCTAGCTCAGATATGATTTTAGTTGGCGATAGTTTAAACATGAGTTTTGCCGGTAAAAATGATACGCTAAGCGCAACAATGGAGCAAATGCTATATCATACCAATGCCGTGTGTAATGGCGCAAAAAATAGCTTTGTAGTATGTGATATGCCTTTTGGGACTTATACAAATAAAGAAGATGCGCTTCGTAATGCAATAAGAGTTTTTCAGAAAACTTCGGCTGATTGTGTAAAGATAGAAGGTGGAGCAGATAAAGCATATATAGTTGAGCATCTTACATCTAACGGCATTGCAGTTTGTGGTCATATCGGATTACTTCCTCAGTCAGTAAGAAGTGAGGGTGGGTACAAGGTTAAAGGTAAGAGTGAGAAAGAGAAACTGAAGCTGATCGAAGATGCTAAAGCTATTGAAAAAGCTGGAGCATTCTGTATGGTTATAGAAGGTGTTAAAACTGATGTAGCTACTGCAATAGCAAAGTGTGTTGAAGTTCCTGTTATAGGAATCGGCGCCGGAGCTGATGTTGATGGTCAAGTTTTAGTATTTTCGGATATGCTTGGACTATTTGAAGAGTTCACTCCTAAATTTGTTAAAAAATATATGGATGGCGCAACTTTGGTTAAAGAAGCAATAAAAAACTACGCAGATGAAGTTAGTAAAAGAGAATTTCCAAAAGAGGAACACACTTATTAA
- the ruvB gene encoding Holliday junction branch migration DNA helicase RuvB, with amino-acid sequence MDRLVEIETFSTEEESAEVTLRPDAWGEYIGQEQIKKNLGVFIEASKKRDEALDHVLFYGPPGLGKTTLALIIANEMSANIKVTAAPMIEKSGDLAAILTNLEEGDILFIDEIHRLSPAVEEILYSSMEDFRIDIIIGSGPAAQTVKIDLPRFTLIGATTRAGMLSNPLRDRFGMSFRMQFYSSDELAKIIVQASVKLDKEIIHEASVEIAKRSRGTPRIALRLLRRVRDFAEVAEEMSINHSRTQYALDQLGINSHGFDEMDIRLLNLLVAANGRAMGLSTIAAALSEDEGTVEDVLEPYLIANGYLERTAKGRKATRSTYEVLNISMTHEDGSLF; translated from the coding sequence ATGGATAGATTAGTAGAAATAGAGACTTTTTCCACTGAAGAAGAGAGTGCAGAAGTTACTCTTCGTCCAGATGCTTGGGGTGAATACATTGGACAAGAACAGATAAAGAAAAACCTTGGTGTTTTTATTGAAGCTAGTAAAAAACGGGATGAAGCACTTGATCATGTCCTTTTTTATGGACCTCCAGGGTTAGGTAAAACTACTCTAGCACTTATTATCGCAAATGAGATGAGTGCAAACATTAAAGTAACAGCTGCTCCAATGATAGAAAAAAGCGGAGATTTGGCTGCAATACTTACAAATCTGGAAGAGGGCGATATACTTTTTATAGATGAGATTCACCGTCTTTCACCAGCGGTGGAAGAGATACTTTATTCTTCAATGGAAGACTTTCGAATAGATATTATTATAGGCAGTGGACCAGCTGCACAAACTGTAAAAATCGACCTGCCTCGTTTTACTCTTATTGGTGCTACAACAAGAGCCGGAATGCTCTCGAATCCTCTTAGAGACAGATTTGGTATGAGTTTTAGAATGCAGTTTTACTCTTCTGATGAACTAGCAAAAATTATAGTTCAGGCTTCTGTTAAACTAGACAAAGAGATAATTCATGAAGCATCTGTAGAGATAGCTAAAAGAAGTCGTGGGACTCCACGTATTGCTCTTCGTCTTCTTCGCCGTGTTAGAGACTTCGCTGAGGTTGCAGAAGAGATGAGTATAAATCACTCTCGTACTCAGTATGCTCTGGATCAGCTTGGAATAAACTCTCACGGTTTTGATGAGATGGACATAAGACTTTTAAACCTTTTAGTTGCTGCAAATGGAAGAGCAATGGGGCTTAGTACAATCGCAGCAGCACTTAGTGAAGATGAAGGTACTGTTGAAGATGTACTAGAACCATACCTTATTGCAAACGGCTATTTAGAAAGAACAGCAAAGGGAAGAAAGGCTACAAGAAGTACTTATGAAGTGTTGAATATTTCAATGACACATGAAGATGGGAGTCTTTTTTAA